From Mumia sp. ZJ1417:
CCACCGGGCAGTCGCGCAGATCTCCAGCGCACGGGCGTACCCGACGGCCTCCACGAGCGGCTTGGTGCCGGTGAGATCGGGGACGAGCCCGAGCGCGGGCTCCTTCATGCAGAGCTGGGCGTCGTCGGCGACGATCCGCAGGTCGCAGGCGAGCGCCAGCTGGAACCCGGCACCGACCGCATGGCCCTGGACGACGGCCACGGAGACGAACCGTGGGTCGCGCAACCAGGTGAAGCCCTCCTGGTACGAGGCGACCGTGGCGTCGAACTTCTCCACGCTGCCCGCGGCCATCTCGGGGAAGCCACGCTCGCCCTCGATGCCCTGCGGGCTCAGCATCGCGCGGTCGAGACCTGCGGAGAACGACGCGCCGCCCCCGCGCACGACGACCACCCTGACGTCGTCGCCGACCGCGGCACCGACCGCGGCGAGCGCGCGCCACATGGCTGGCGTCTGGGCGTTGCGGACATCAGGGCGGTTCAGGGTGACGGTGAGGACGGGACCGTCGACGGCGACGTCGAGCCC
This genomic window contains:
- a CDS encoding enoyl-CoA hydratase/isomerase family protein translates to MSYPSSESLGAAGLDVAVDGPVLTVTLNRPDVRNAQTPAMWRALAAVGAAVGDDVRVVVVRGGGASFSAGLDRAMLSPQGIEGERGFPEMAAGSVEKFDATVASYQEGFTWLRDPRFVSVAVVQGHAVGAGFQLALACDLRIVADDAQLCMKEPALGLVPDLTGTKPLVEAVGYARALEICATARWVPAEEATRLGIALETVPLAELDTRLADLVAALTAAPHGAVSATKALLQSAGSLDLAAQAKAERRAQHGRFRAVLAAAGGAR